The Streptomyces rimosus genomic interval CACCGAGTTCAGCTTGGGGCGGACCGGTGCCGGCACCGGCTCGCTCGCGGCCGCGGAGCGGGCCAGCTCGGCGAGCGCCAGCTCGTCGCTGACCTCGCGCATCAGCTCGGACATGCGCACATCCAGCGCGTCACAGATCGCCGAGAGCAGCTCGGAAGAGGCTTCCTTCTGTCCCCGCTCGACCTCGGACAAGTAACCGAGCGACACCCGGGCGGAGGAGGAGACCTCGCGCAGGGTGCGGCCCTGGCGCTGACGCTGTCGGCGCAGCACGTCACCCAGCAGGCGACGAAGCAGAATCATCGCTGGCTCCCTCCTCGGACCTCGGATCCGGATCCTTCTCGCCCCACCGTACCGCCTCGGGCCTCGGCCGTGCGGGGCGCGAGTTCGTGTTCACTCAGGGCTGTAAACATCAAAATTCCCCCCGTTGTTCCGTATCCTGTGCCGCCGCATTCTCTGTCAGTTCGCTCACCAGCAGCGCCAGTGCCGCCGCCACGGTGTCCCGGCGGATCCGCTCCCGATCGCCGTCCAGCGTGAGCCGTCGCACACCGCCCGCGCCGCCCGGTCCGGCGACCGCGACGAAGACCGTGCCCACGGGCTGTCCGTCCTGGGGGTCGGGGCCGGCAACCCCTGTAGTGGCGATACCCCAGTGGGCGCCCAGCACACGCCTTACACCACGGGCCATCTGACGGGCAACCTCCGCGTCCACGGCCCCGCGGGCGTCCAGCAGCGCGCCGTCCACGCCCAGGATGTCCCGCTTGAGCGCGGTGGCGTACGCGGTCACCGAGCCCCGGAAGACCCGGGAGGCTCCGGGTACCCCGGTGAGGGCCCCGGCTACCAGGCCGCCCGTCAGCGATTCGGCCACCGCCAGGCTCGCCCCGCGCGCCGCGAGCACATCGAGTGCCCGCGCGGCCACGGCCGTCACCTCGGCGGCCGCGCCCGGAAAGTCCCCGGGGGCCGCCTCCTGCGCGGGATCAGCGGGCATTTCCACAGCCACTTCGGAAGGTCGCCCCAGGGGCCGTCAGCGACGCGCGCGCCGGGCCCGCGCCGGGCACCACCGTACGAGAAGCCACCGGCCTCACCGTACGGAGTCCCCGTCGTCCCGGGCCTCCGCCGCGGCCCCGGGCCGCCGCTCGGCCCGCACCGTGCTCCCGGCCGGCTCCCCGCCGCGCACCTCGGCAGTACTCCCGGCCGGCTCCCCGCCGCGTACCGCGTGCGCCTCCGCGGCCGCCCTGGCCCGCTCCTGCGCCTGCACCGCGCGCGCCTCAGCCAGCCCGGCACGCCGCAGGACGACCGCCTGACGTACGTAGTCCAGCCCGGTCACGACGGTCAGCGCCACGGCCACCGCCATCACCCACCACCGGAACGTCGCCAGCGGCCCGGACAGCACGAGGACGTACATGCCCACGGCGGTGCCCTGCGCGAGCGTCTTGAGCTTGCCGCCGCGGCTGGCGGGGATGACCCCGTGTCTGATCACCCAGAAGCGCATCAGCGTGATGCCCAGCTCGCGGAAGAGGATGACGCCGGTCACCCACCACGAGAGGTCGTCCAGCACGGACAGGCAGATCAGCGCCGCTCCCATGATCGCTTTGTCCGCGATCGGGTCGGCGATCTTCCCGAAGTCCGTGACCAGGTTGTACTGACGCGCCAGATGCCCGTCGAACAGGTCGGTGATCATGGCGATCGCGAAGGCCGCCCAGGCGAACGAGCGCCAGGCCGGGTCGTAGCCGTCGCCGTGCATCAGCAGCAGCACGAAGGCCGGTATGAGGACCAGCCGCACCATGGTCAGGACGTTGGCGATGTTCCACAGCCCGGCCGTCCGGACGGCCGGCGCCGGGCGGTGGTGCC includes:
- a CDS encoding helix-turn-helix domain-containing protein, which encodes MILLRRLLGDVLRRQRQRQGRTLREVSSSARVSLGYLSEVERGQKEASSELLSAICDALDVRMSELMREVSDELALAELARSAAASEPVPAPVRPKLNSVSVASLAGVPEDRVTIKAPAEAVDVVAA
- a CDS encoding CinA family protein; its protein translation is MPADPAQEAAPGDFPGAAAEVTAVAARALDVLAARGASLAVAESLTGGLVAGALTGVPGASRVFRGSVTAYATALKRDILGVDGALLDARGAVDAEVARQMARGVRRVLGAHWGIATTGVAGPDPQDGQPVGTVFVAVAGPGGAGGVRRLTLDGDRERIRRDTVAAALALLVSELTENAAAQDTEQRGEF
- the pgsA gene encoding CDP-diacylglycerol--glycerol-3-phosphate 3-phosphatidyltransferase, translated to MSGVPASAAGGHHRPAPAVRTAGLWNIANVLTMVRLVLIPAFVLLLMHGDGYDPAWRSFAWAAFAIAMITDLFDGHLARQYNLVTDFGKIADPIADKAIMGAALICLSVLDDLSWWVTGVILFRELGITLMRFWVIRHGVIPASRGGKLKTLAQGTAVGMYVLVLSGPLATFRWWVMAVAVALTVVTGLDYVRQAVVLRRAGLAEARAVQAQERARAAAEAHAVRGGEPAGSTAEVRGGEPAGSTVRAERRPGAAAEARDDGDSVR